The genomic stretch gaagaaggatgagtacaaccccaagaacaccatcccaaccgtgaagcatggaggtggaaacatcattctttggggatgcttttctgcaaaggggacaggatgactgcaccgtattgatgggaggatggatggggccatgtatcgcaagatcttggccaacaacctccttccatcagtaagagcattgaagatgggtcgtggctgggtcttccagcatgacaacgacccgaaacacacagccagggcaactaaggagtggctccgtaagaagcatctcaaggtcctggagtggcctagccagtctccagaactgaacccaatagaaaatctctggagggagctgaaagtccgtattgcctccgaaacttgaaggatctggagaaggtctgtatggaggagtgggccaaaatccctgctgcagtgtgtgcaaacctggtcaagacctacaggaaacgtatgatctctgtaattgcaaacaaaggtttctgtaccaaatattaagttctgcttttctgatgtatcaaatacttatgtcatgcaataaaatgcaaattaattacttaaaaatcatacaatgtgattttctggattttagttttagattccgtctctcacagttgaagtgtacctatgataaaaattacagacctctacatgctttgtaagtaggaaaacctgcaaaatcggcagtgtatcaaatacttgttctccccactgtgtatatatatatatatatatatatatatatatatatatatatatatatatatatatatatatatatatatatatatatatatatatatatatatatatatatacagtggggaaaaaaagtatttagtcagccaccaattgtgcaagttctcccacttaaaaagatgagagaggcctgtagttttcatcataggtacacttcaactatgacagacaaaatgagggaaaaaaaatccagaaaatcacattgtaggatttttaattaatttatttgcaaattatggtggaaaataagtatttggtcaataacaaaagtttctcaatactttgttatataccctttgttggcaatgacacaggtcaaacgttttcaaagggttttcacacactgttgctggtattttggcccattcctccatgcagatctcctctagagcagtgatgttttggggctgtcgctgggcaacacggactttcaactccctccaaagattttctatggggttgagatctggagactggctaggccactccatgaccttgaaatgcttcttacgaagccactccttcgttacctgggcggtgtgtttgggatcattgtcatgctgaaagacccagccacgtttcatcttcaatgcccttgctgatggaaggaggttttcactcaaaatctcacgatacatggccccattcattctttcctttacacggatcagtcgtcctggtccctttgcagaaaaacagccccaaagcattatgtttccacccccatgcttcacagaggtatggtgttctttggatgcaactcagcattctttgtcctccaaacacgacgagttgagtttttaccaaaaagttatattttgatttcatctgacattctcccaatcctcttctggatcatccaaatgcactctagcaaacttcagacgggcctggacatgtactggcttaagcagggggacacgtctggcactgcaggatttgagtccctggcggcgtagtgtgttactgatggtaggctttgttactttggtcccagctctctgcaggtcattcactaggtccccccgtgtggttctgggatttttgctcaacgttcttgtgatcattttgaccccacggggtgagatcttgcgtggagccccagatcgagggagattatcagtgatcttgtatgtcttccatttcctaataattgctcccacagttgatttcttcaaaccaagctgcttacctattgcagattcagtcttcccagcctggtgcaggtctacaattttgtttctggtgtcctttgacagctctttggtcttggccatagtggagtttggagtgtgactgtttgaggttgtggacaggtgtcttttatactgataacaagttcaaacaggtgccattaatacaggtaacgagtggaggacagaggagcctcttaaagaagaagttacaggtctgtgagagccagaaatcttgcttgtttgtaggtgaccaaatacttattttccaccataatttgcaaataaattcattaaaaatcctacaatgtgattttctggattttttttcctcaatttgtctgtcatagttgacgtgtacctatgatgaaaattacaggcctctctcatctttttaagtgggagaacttgcacaattggtggctgactaaatactttttcccccactgtatacacacacacatgtaccagccaatgccaaaatctaccaGCATTTGGCTGGTGTTAATTTCCCACCCTGCTGAATATGGGTCAGAATTATGAAGCCACCAGAATGTTCAGCAATGCCTTAAGGGTGGACCCCACCTACATCAGAGGATACATCTGCCGGGCCCAAGCCTATCGCAATGTAAGCACGATGCCGTCACCATGATTTTTAGTTTTTTGATTTATAaacttattttatatttatagttCTTATCTTATTTTTGATCTAAACAGGTCAATGATCTGAAGAGAGCAAATCTTACATGGGCCACTCACATGAAGCCAGGTGCACAACACTTCTATATCATGAGGTAAAGGGGCTTACCATTACCTTTCTGTCACATACATAAAAGCTTTTGTCCTTGACTTACAGGTGTCGTTTTGCTGTATAAATGTTACATTTCTCAGGTAAGATACTGTATCAGGCTTGAGTTTACTGTAAGTCTATAGGAGTGACTTCAACCATTATTTTAGAATACAGTAACAGTCCTATGTATTAACAGTTCTACATGCTCTTGCTCTGTTCCAGAGGACAGTATCTGTGTGACATGGAACAGTTTGACCTGACCAGATTCTGTATCAAATACGCTGCTGAGATGAACAAAGGTACAAAGATTCTATGCATAAAGGAAGCACAATATGATCTCCCTGACTGACAAGCCATTGCTATCTCACAGACCGATGCTATATGGCAGAACTCACTTTGTGTGTCCAAAATGATATCCTAATCCCtacatagtccactacttttgatcagagcccacagggctctggtcaaaagtattgcaatacagtatagtgaatagggtgccatttaggactcaACAACTGTCTTATACAGACCATTCCAAACAGACTGTGATATTTATATTGGCCCTTCCCCACCACCAGCTCTAGGGTCATGTCCTATCCAGCAGGCTGCAGTCCAGTCTTTCCTGGGGAATGATGCCAAAGCCATTGCCTGTCTAGAGGCAGCCACCAACAACCGACCCTCACCTCCCATCCTCATTCTGCTGGGCAAGACCCAGATGAAGGCAAGCAAGTTCATGGTAGGTTGTTGCTATGTTATGGGTTACCATACCTTGACATGTTTCATCCATTaactcagggtttcccaaactcggacCTGGGGGCCcgcctgggtgcacgttttggttttggccctagcactacacaactgattcaaataatcaaagcttgatgatgagttgggtatctgaatcagctgtgtagtgctagggcaaaaaccaaaacgtgcacccaggggtggccccaggacagagtttgggaaaccctgcattaACTAACAGTCACGCTTGACTTTTTTTCTACAAGCAATGACTTTGCTGacagctactttattgaggaaaaaatgaacttactatgactgagatacagtgccttgcagaagtattcatcccccttgacgttttttcctattttgttgcattacaacctgtaattgaaatggatttcaTGTCCAaagattggtgaagtgaaatgaaataaataaataagggaaaagtggtgggtgcatttgtattcaccccctttgctatgaagcccctaaataagatctggtgcgaccaattaccttcagaagtcacataattagttaaataaagtccacctgtgtgcattctaagtgtcacatgatctgtcacatgatctcagtatatatacacacctgttctgaaaggccccagagtctgcaacaccactaagcaaggggcaccacgaagaccaaggagctctccaaacaggtcagggacaaagttgtggagaagtacagatcagggttgggttataaaaaaatatctgaaactttgaacatcccacggagcaccattaaatccattattaaaaaatggaaagaatatggcaccacaacaaacctgccaagagaaggccgcccaccaaaactcacagaccaggcaaggagggcattaatcagagaggcaacaaagagaccaaagataaccctgaaggagctgcaaagctccacagcagagattggagtatctgtccataggaccactttaaggcatacactccacagtgctgggctttatggaagagtggccagaaaaaagccattgcttaaagaaaaaaataagctaacacatttggtgttcgcaaaaaggcatgtgggagactccccaaacatatggaagaaggtatactggtcagatgagactaaaattgagctttttttccatcaaggaaaacgctatgtctggcgcaaacccaacacctctcatcaccctgagaacaccatccccacagtgaagtatggtggtgcagcatcatgctgtggggatctttttcatcggcagggactgggaaactggtcagaattgaaggaatgatggatggcgctaaatacagggaaattcttgagggaaacctgtttcagtcttccagagatttgagactgggacggaggttcaccttccagcaggacaatgaccctaagcatactgctaaagcaacactcgggtggtttaaggggaaacatttcaatgtcttggaatggcctagtcaaaggccagacctcaatccaattgagaatctgtggtatgacttaaagattgctgtacaccagcggaacccatccagcttgatggagctggagcagttttgactTGAAGAATAGGCAAGAATCTCAGTGGGGGTGGGCGGAGCTAGCATGTTGAgtctactcctgagtggcgcagtggtctaaggcactgcatcgcagtgctaactgtgctactagagatcctggttcgaatccaggctctgtcgcagccggccgcgaccgggagactcatgggcggcgcacaattggcccagcgtcgtccagggtaggggagggaatggccggcagggatgtagctcagttgatagagaatggcgtttgcaacgccagggttgtgggttcgattcccacggggggccagtataaaaaaaaaaaaaatgtattcactaactgtaagtcgctctggataagagcgtctgctaaatgactaaaaatgtaaaaatgtaaatgaacgGCTGTGTGTGAGAGGCTCCTGCAACTTTTTTGCGAAATAATCTAATCTAACTTACTTTATGGCACTTACAACAAACGTTTCTTTCTAATACAATATTATAACTTTCTATGTGAAAATGCCGAGTAATAAGCGACCAAAGGACAATAAATCCACATCGGAGGCCTACTCCCCACCAAACAACGAGACAGACATTGCGGAAGGCACAGGTAACAACGTGACACTTACAGAATTTACCCGGGCTTTGGGAGAACTACGTGTTGCAATAGCGGAGGATCTTAAGGCTACTATTGCTGAACTGGACACTAAAATCGAGAGCACCGTTCGAACGGTTGCTTTGCAGATTTGGCTCTCCTCGGTTTTGGACGCAGAGAAGTTTATCCGGGAATATACGCCAATCCCCCGTACAGGTTAGAGTGCCTTGTCATTGTGTGTTAGGTTCTGCTCATGGACTCGAATCCATACTATACCATAACGGGTGAAACCGTATTAAACGGTCTCAGCAAGGGCTACCGAACATGTAATACGCTGAGCTGACCAATGGAGGGCGGTCAGAGCTCTCATTTAACGTTAATTTCACTTTCATTCCGACTGGGTTTAGAGCGATGCCTGTTTGGGGGGCATTCCAGGTCGGATCATTGACACTTTCGGATGGATATACT from Coregonus clupeaformis isolate EN_2021a chromosome 29, ASM2061545v1, whole genome shotgun sequence encodes the following:
- the LOC121544312 gene encoding uncharacterized protein LOC121544312 isoform X2; this translates as MGQNYEATRMFSNALRVDPTYIRGYICRAQAYRNVNDLKRANLTWATHMKPGAQHFYIMRGQYLCDMEQFDLTRFCIKYAAEMNKALGSCPIQQAAVQSFLGNDAKAIACLEAATNNRPSPPILILLGKTQMKASKFMDFKVASLRSHHLRCPRSLPSQVSPPTHSL